The DNA segment TGCCGATCAATACCTTTAACCTGCTCAAGAGCGTAGAGATCATAACTGAGTTTTACGACCGGATTCTGGGACACAACTGTATACCCTTGACCTTGGGCGGCGAGCACACCATCACGCTGCCCATCTTGCGCGCCATCGCCAAGCGTCACGGCCCGGTGGGACTGATTCACATCGATGCCCATGCCGACGTCAACGATCACATGTTCGGCGAGCCGATCGCCCATGGCACGCCCTTCCGTCGTGCGCAAGAAGAGGGGCTGCTCGATGCGCAACGGGTCGTCCAGATTGGCCTTCGTGGCACCGGCTACTCCGCCGATGACTTCGATTGGTGTCGGGAGCAGGGCTTCCGTGTGGTCACCGCCGAGGCTTGCTGGTATCGATCTCTTGCGCCACTAATGGCCGAAGTGCGTGAGCAGATGGGCGATGGCCCAGTTTATATAACCTTCGATATCGATGGGCTCGACCCCTCGGTCGCCCCCGGCACCGGCACGGTGGAGATGGGGGGCCTGACCGCCTCACAAGGGCTCGAAATCGTACGCGGTGCGGCCGGTTTGAACATCGTGGGTGGCGATCTGGTAGAGGTCTCGCCGCCCTATGACACCAGCGGCAATACCGCCCTCATGGGCGCCACCCTGCTCTACGAGATGCTTTGCGTGCTGCCCGGCGTTATGCGCCGCGATTAAGATTCCCGGCCACGCCGATACAACAACGATAATTTAAGCTGAGGTACTGTATGTCATCTTCCCTCGATATGTCCGACAACATAGCGCTTGAGGGCGCCCCTCTATCTCGGCATGGACTGATTAAGTTCCTCGTGCCTTCGCTGCTCGGCGTGCTGCTGTTCTTGGTGCCCTTCTCCGTGGGCGATACCATCAACATCGGCATGGGGTTCGCCGCTGACGCCCTCAAGGCCCTACTGGGGGATGCCCTGCCGGCAATCGCTACGTTAGTCCTATGCCTGTCCGTGGCACTGACCCTGGTGGTCAAGTTTACCCATCCAGGTTGGGCGCGTGAGGGCAAGGTCAAGGAACTGTTCGACGTGGCGCCGCTGTGGATTGTCATGCGGGCGTTGGGTGCCGTCTTCGCGCTGATGATCTACTTCCAGGTCGGACCGGAATTCGTCACCGCTTCTTTTACCGGCGGGGTAATGCTCAACGACCTGGCACCGGTACTGCTGACCTTCTTTTTCTTTGCCGCCATCCTGCTGCCACTTCTGGTCGACTTTGGTTTCATGGAGTTCATCGGCAGCATGGCAAGAAAGCCGTTTCGCCTGATCTTCAACTTGCCGGGGCGCAGTGCCATCGATGCCACTGCCTCGTGGATGGGCTCGGGCACCGTCGGTGTGCTGATCACCACCCAGCAATACGAGAAGGGTTTCTACAACTGTCGCGAGGCGTCGGCCATCGCCACCAACTTCTCCATCGTCTCCATTGCCTTTGCGATCCTGGTGGCTAACTTCATCGGCATCAACCACCTCTTCGTACCTTTCTACCTGACGGTGTTGGTCGCCGGC comes from the Marinobacter psychrophilus genome and includes:
- the speB gene encoding agmatinase, with protein sequence MSDFNQPMGGNEMPRFGGPATMMRLPAQDTAEGLDVAFVGIPMDIGTSNRPGTRLGPRQIRDESRMLRPYNMATRAAPFDSLQVADIGDVPINTFNLLKSVEIITEFYDRILGHNCIPLTLGGEHTITLPILRAIAKRHGPVGLIHIDAHADVNDHMFGEPIAHGTPFRRAQEEGLLDAQRVVQIGLRGTGYSADDFDWCREQGFRVVTAEACWYRSLAPLMAEVREQMGDGPVYITFDIDGLDPSVAPGTGTVEMGGLTASQGLEIVRGAAGLNIVGGDLVEVSPPYDTSGNTALMGATLLYEMLCVLPGVMRRD
- a CDS encoding YjiH family protein, producing the protein MSSSLDMSDNIALEGAPLSRHGLIKFLVPSLLGVLLFLVPFSVGDTINIGMGFAADALKALLGDALPAIATLVLCLSVALTLVVKFTHPGWAREGKVKELFDVAPLWIVMRALGAVFALMIYFQVGPEFVTASFTGGVMLNDLAPVLLTFFFFAAILLPLLVDFGFMEFIGSMARKPFRLIFNLPGRSAIDATASWMGSGTVGVLITTQQYEKGFYNCREASAIATNFSIVSIAFAILVANFIGINHLFVPFYLTVLVAGLIAAVIVPRLPPLSLKPNTYYEPVGCRLQEEPTANQGLLRFSLGMAVARAEKAPGPRQLVRIALFNVADIFFGLLPLVIAIGTLALILAEFTPLFTWLSMPIVPVLQWMGLPEAEAAAPAILVGFADMFLPAVLGSNIESELTRFVIACLSLTQLVYMSEIGALLLKSKIPMKLWELFAIFLLRTAITLPIIVVMAHWLVG